One window of the Salvia splendens isolate huo1 chromosome 1, SspV2, whole genome shotgun sequence genome contains the following:
- the LOC121810510 gene encoding uncharacterized protein LOC121810510, with translation MSESRSCKSEVHNKFKGEMTQSTTSELSDANLKKSEVPENSHLPAACTNDHNNLRETSIKTSNDPEVENIGSSNKGISPLISLKVSPDCEESILASDDQYEAKKLDEQDGNPKCSQDISDELHTYSEVAIQGNVSIGYNNSQELEQLVSSDELDSISKEAKGMETTTQTLNNTDAAAEHGSFACRAVSGGDKKLETGEPVLSLDDEKVQDAGFELENSSCVVDLLSDDGGEDTCGKMNDVETVEFKVTSTNVLSETEYDGEASEEQLPESTEECQKGTSFIPEDNKEIVTSLETDSGNELTEEYLNILSASPTNLDKAGGCQDMLFDNALSESVSCKSRADYKSEQEIIQSSEVEDELSDADLQKSNISKNSQNVIDEGTYLPLSSEASPLSDELTQKKICGVMICDEIDTQDMSDESHTNSEVAILKTPSDSNNQTEDAGLACCLELESTSLETNEAGTATHDLNKDHGSSVCGAELHLYIRNENNDSLKGDNSMKDIEEAETLTTQMVQFPIELHFEKNVEDFKNDTHALSNSPASGSDEILRESDVADTIKEYIDSESSLPVIFENSGASLPSDMLADTDETVASEKSAMSIYEKDIAARLDCLTPMMEISSHSSKDEDTVPSLECLNTEQEEGTLSTRPAQVSRKAANSPERVDEGNTIKLDADEDGHITACSTMRKNARTILIHGTPGKLIAADMKENELNQKRSNIGDITAARPAKRKPLQDLRWK, from the exons ATGTCAGAATCACGTAGTTGTAAGAGTGAAGTTCATAATAAGTTTAAGGGGGAAATGACTCAAAGTACTACATCTGAATTATCTGATGCCAATCTAAAGAAATCTGAGGTTCCTGAGAACAGCCATCTTCCCGCTGCCTGCACTAATGATCATAACAATTTAAGGGAAACATCGATCAAGACTTCCAATGATCCAGAAGTGGAAAATATTGGCAGCTCCAATAAAG GTATATCTCCCCTGATTTCTTTGAAGGTCTCTCCTGATTGTGAAGAATCAATACTAGCTAGTGATGATCAATATGAAGCCAAGAAATTGGATGAGCAAGATGGAAATCCAAAATGCTCCCAGGATATTTCTGATGAATTGCATACCTACAGTGAAGTGGCGATTCAGGGAAACGTTTCAATTGGTTACAATAACAGTCAGGAACTGGAGCAGCTTGTAAGTTCTGATGAACTTGACAGCATAAGTAAGGAGGCCAAAGGGATGGAAACGACCACACAGACATTAAATAACACAGATGCAGCTGCAG AGCATGGATCATTTGCCTGCAGGGCAGTATCTGGAGGTGATAAAAAGTTAGAAACTGGAGAGCCTGTTCTCAGTTTAGATGACGAAAAGGTGCAAGATGCTGGATTTGAACTTGAAAACAGCTCATGCGTTGTAGATTTATTGTCAGATGATGGTGGAGAAGACACTTGTGGAAAGATGAACGATGTTGAGACTGTTGAGTTCAAAGTAACCTCCACTAATGTTCTTTCTGAAACAGAATATGATGGTGAAGCTTCTGAGGAGCAGTTGCCTGAGAGCACAGAGGAATGCCAGAAAGGAACTAGCTTCATCCCAGAAGACAATAAAGAAATTGTCACTTCTCTAGAAACAGACAGTGGCAATGAATTGACAGAGGAATATCTTAATATCTTGTCTGCCTCACCAACGAATTTGGATAAAGCTGGAGGCTGCCAAGACATGTTATTTGATAATGCTCTGTCAGAAAGCGTCAGTTGTAAGAGTAGAGCTGATTATAAATCTGAGCAGGAAATTATACAGAGTAGTGAAGTTGAAGATGAGTTATCTGATGCTGATCTACAAAAGTCTAACATTTCTAAGAACAGTCAGAATGTCATAGATGAAG GTACCTATCTGCCTCTATCTTCAGAGGCCTCCCCTCTCTCTGACGAActtacacaaaaaaaaatttgtggAGTTATGATTTGTGATGAGATAGATACTCAAGATATGTCTGATGAGTCGCATACCAACAGTGAAGTGGCCATTCTAAAAACCCCTTCAGATAGTAACAACCAGACTGAGGATGCTGGGCTTGCTTGCTGTCTTGAACTTGAGAGCACATCCCTAGAGACAAATGAGGCAGGCACAGCCACACATGATCTTAACAAAG ACCACGGTTCTTCTGTTTGTGGTGCAGAACTGCATCTCTAcataagaaatgaaaataatgacAGTTTAAAGGGAGACAATAGCATGAAGGACATTGAAGAGGCTGAGACTTTAACTACTCAAATGGTTCAGTTTCCCATTGAGCTTCATTTTGAGAAGAATGTGGAAGACTTCAAGAATGATACTCACGCACTGTCAAACTCGCCAGCCTCTGGATCTGATGAGATTTTAAGGGAAAGTGATGTGGCAGATACAATTAAAGAGTACATTGATTCTGAATCTTCTCTGCCTGTGATCTTTGAAAATTCTGGTGCCAGCCTTCCGAGTGACATGTTGGCAGATACTGATGAAACGGTTGCTAGTGAAAAATCAGCCATGTCCATTTACGAAAAGGACATTGCTGCCAGGCTTGACTGCCTAACTCCAATGATGGAGATATCATCTCACTCGTCCAAGGATGAAGATACTGTGCCATCACTTGAGTGCCTCAATACAGAACAAGAGGAAGGCACACTGTCAACCAGACCTGCTCAAGTCTCCAGGAAAGCAGCAAATTCCCCGGAACGCGTTGATGAAG GCAATACTATTAAGCTTGATGCTGATGAAGATGGACATATTACGGCCTGTTCGACCATGAGGAAGAATGCTAGAACCATTTTGATCCATGGGACCCCAGGTAAGCTTATTGCTGCAGATATGAAGGAGAATGAGCTGAACCAGAAGCGCTCGAACATAGGTGATATCACAGCAGCCAGACCAGCAAAAAGGAAACCCTTGCAGGATCTTCGATGGAAATAA
- the LOC121810504 gene encoding cellulose synthase A catalytic subunit 2 [UDP-forming]-like, producing the protein MDTKGRLVAGSHNRNEFVLINADDIGRVTSVKELTGQICQICGDEIEFSVDGEPFVACNECAFPVCRPCYEYERREGNQACPQCKTRYKRIKGSPRVDGDEDEDEFDDLEHEFDYNEYEQQHLAGAALSSRGIGRTASGITTHSEMDPSGVNSEIPLLTYGQEDDTISADKHALIIPPFSGKRIHPMPSSDSSMTFPPRPMDPKKDLAVYGYGTVAWKERMEEWKRKQNEKLQVVKHQGAKGGGDELDDADLPKMDEGRQPLSRKIPIPSSKISPYRIVILLRMAILGLFFHYRIRHPVNDAYGLWLTSIICEIWFAISWIFDQFPKWFPIKRETYLDRLSLRYEKEGKPSELAPIDIFVSTVDPLKEPPLITANTVLSILAVDYPIDKVACYVSDDGAAMLTFEALSETSEFARKWVPFCKKFKIEPRAPEWYFALKVDYLRDKVEPTFVRERRAMKREYEEFKVRINALVAMAQKVPEEGWTMQDGTPWPGNNVRDHPGMIQVFLGQNGVRDIEGNELPRLIYVSREKRPGYEHHKKAGAMNSLIRVSAVISNAPYLLNVDCDHYINNSKALREAMCFMMDPQAGKKICYVQFPQRFDGIDRHDRYSNRNVVFFDINMKGLDGIQGPIYVGTGCVFRRQALYGYDAPKKAKPPGKTCNCWPKWCCCCFGSRKKTKKGKSKDNKKKTKNREATQIHALENIEEGIEGVDSEKSALMPQVKFEKKFGQSPVFIASALLENGGVPAGATSASLLKEAIHVISCGYEDKTEWGKEVGWIYGSVTEDILTGFKMHCHGWRSVYCMPKRPAFKGSAPINLSDRLHQVLRWALGSVEILLSRHCPIWYGYGCGLKPLERFSYINSVVYPLTSLPLLAYCALPAVCLLTGKFIVPEISNYASIIFMGMFISIAVTSVLEMQWGGVGIDDLWRNEQFWVIGGVSSHFFALIQGLLKVLAGVNTNFTVTSKAADDGEFSDLYLFKWTSLLIPPMTLMIINIIGVMVGVSDAINNGYESWGPLFGRLFFALWVIVHLYPFLKGFMGRQDRLPTIIVVWSFLLASIFSLLWVRINPFLSRDGIILEVCGLDCN; encoded by the exons ATGGATACTAAAGGCAGGCTCGTTGCTGGCTCGCATAACAGGAATGAGTTTGTTCTCATCAATGCTGATGACATTGGAAGA GTGACTTCTGTGAAAGAGTTGACCGGCCAGATTTGCCAGATTTGTGGAGATGAGATTGAATTCAGTGTAGATGGAGAGCCCTTTGTTGCTTGCAATGAATGTGCATTCCCTGTTTGTAGACCTTGCTATGAGTATGAGAGAAGGGAGGGGAATCAAGCCTGCCCTCAATGCAAAACTAGATACAAGCGTATAAAAG GGAGTCCCAGAGTAGATGGGGATGAAGATGAGGATGAGTTTGATGATTTGGAGCATGAATTTGATTATAATGAGTATGAGCAGCAGCACTTGGCCGGAGCAGCGCTTTCGTCCCGCGGCATTGGCCGGACTGCCTCCGGCATCACCACTCACTCGGAGATGGATCCCTCGGGTGTTAACTCGGAGATCCCTCTCCTCACTTATGGTCAAGAG GATGACACGATTTCAGCTGATAAGCATGCTCTAATTATCCCCCCTTTTAGCGGGAAGCGAATCCATCCTATGCCATCTTCTGATTCATCCATGACAT TTCCACCACGGCCGATGGATCCGAAGAAGGACTTGGCTGTGTATGGCTATGGCACTGTGGCATGGAAGGAGAGAATGGAAGAGTGGAAGAGGAAGCAGAATGAGAAGCTTCAAGTTGTGAAACATCAAGGAGCCAAAGGGGGTGGAGATGAGCTGGATGATGCTGATTTACCCAA GATGGATGAAGGCCGACAACCACTTTCGAGGAAGATACCGATTCCTTCGAGCAAGATAAGTCCATACAGAATCGTCATTTTGCTGCGTATGGCAATTCTTGGATTGTTCTTTCATTATAGAATCCGTCACCCCGTCAATGATGCATATGGATTGTGGCTAACATCAATTATATGCGAGATATGGTTCGCTATCTCCTGGATCTTCGATCAGTTCCCAAAGTGGTTTCCAATCAAGCGAGAAACATACCTCGATAGACTCTCATTAAG GTATGAGAAAGAGGGCAAACCCTCTGAGCTAGCTCCCATAGACATATTTGTGAGTACGGTGGATCCTTTGAAGGAACCTCCGCTAATTACGGCCAACACTGTTCTTTCTATCCTTGCTGTGGATTACCCCATTGACAAGGTTGCCTGCTATGTGTCTGATGATGGTGCTGCAATGCTTACCTTCGAAGCTCTGTCAGAGACGTCTGAGTTTGCCAGGAAGTGGGTCCCATTCtgcaaaaagtttaaaataGAACCTCGTGCTCCCGAATGGTACTTTGCGCTGAAGGTTGACTATCTGAGAGACAAGGTGGAACCCACATTTGTTAGGGAACGTCGTGCAATGAAG AGAGAGTATGAAGAGTTTAAAGTTCGCATAAATGCGCTGGTTGCAATGGCGCAAAAGGTTCCCGAGGAGGGTTGGACGATGCAAGATGGTACTCCATGGCCGGGAAACAATGTCAGGGATCATCCCGGCATGATACAG GTATTCCTGGGACAAAATGGTGTTCGGGATATTGAAGGTAACGAGCTGCCTCGCCTTATATACGTTTCTCGTGAGAAGAGGCCTGGATACGAGCATCATAAGAAAGCCGGTGCTATGAATTCTTTG ATACGGGTGTCTGCTGTCATCTCAAATGCTCCTTACCTGCTCAACGTTGATTGTGATCACTACATAAATAACAGTAAGGCGCTAAGAGAAGCTATGTGTTTCATGATGGATCCACAAGCCGGCAAGAAAATATGCTACGTGCAGTTTCCTCAAAGGTTTGATGGAATTGATAGGCACGACAGATATTCGAACCGTAACGTTGTCTTCTTTGAT ATTAATATGAAAGGGCTTGACGGGATCCAAGGTCCAATTTATGTCGGAACTGGATGCGTCTTTAGGAGGCAAGCTCTTTACGGATATGACGCCCCCAAGAAAGCAAAACCCCCGGGCAAAACGTGCAATTGCTGGCCTAAATGGTGTTGCTGCTGCTTTGGTTCTAGAAAGAAAACTAAGAAAGGGAAATCGAAGGATAATAAGAAAAAGACGAAGAACAGGGAAGCGACACAAATCCATGCACTTGAAAACATCGAGGAAGGAATTGAAG GAGTTGACAGTGAGAAGTCTGCCCTGATGCCCCAGGTAAAATTCGAGAAAAAATTCGGACAGTCTCCAGTTTTTATTGCATCAGCTCTCCTAGAAAACGGCGGTGTCCCAGCAGGAGCAACATCTGCATCTCTCTTGAAAGAAGCTATTCATGTGATCAGTTGTGGCTATGAAGATAAAACCGAATGGGGGAAAGAG GTTGGGTGGATTTATGGTTCGGTTACTGAAGATATCTTGACCGGGTTCAAGATGCATTGCCACGGCTGGCGGTCGGTCTACTGTATGCCCAAAAGACCAGCATTCAAAGGGTCTGCCCCTATCAATCTTTCTGATCGTCTCCACCAGGTTCTCCGGTGGGCCTTGGGATCAGTCGAGATCTTATTGAGCAGGCACTGCCCCATTTGGTACGGATACGGATGTGGTCTGAAACCACTGGAGAGATTCTCATACATAAACTCGGTTGTCTATCCATTGACTTCACTTCCATTGCTTGCTTACTGTGCCTTACCAGCCGTCTGCCTGCTTACAGGCAAATTTATTGTCCCAGAG ATCAGTAACTACGCCAGTATCATCTTTATGGGGATGTTCATATCCATCGCTGTGACTAGCGTGTTGGAGATGCAGTGGGGAGGCGTTGGGATCGACGACCTGTGGAGAAACGAGCAGTTTTGGGTGATTGGAGGAGTCTCGTCTCACTTCTTTGCTCTAATCCAAGGTCTCCTCAAAGTTCTGGCTGGTGTGAACACAAACTTCACTGTCACCTCAAAAGCAGCTGATGATGGAGAGTTCTCAGATCTCTACCTCTTTAAGTGGACGTCTCTGTTGATCCCGCCCATGACACTGATGATCATCAACATCATCGGAGTCATGGTTGGAGTCTCGGATGCCATAAACAACGGGTATGAATCGTGGGGGCCTCTCTTCGGAAGGCTCTTTTTCGCCCTCTGGGTGATCGTCCATCTGTACCCATTCCTCAAAGGTTTCATGGGGCGCCAAGACCGCCTCCCGACCATCATCGTGGTGTGGTCGTTTCTTTTGGCTTCCATTTTCTCGTTGCTGTGGGTTCGTATCAACCCCTTCTTGTCGAGGGATGGCATCATCTTAGAAGTTTGTGGCTTGGACTGTAATTAG